TAGAGCTTTCGGAAAGGGCATTATGTCTGTTGgatgaataaaataagtaaaaggGGTATCAGAAGTTGAAGGCGGTGGAGTCACTCTTTGGTGTTTTTCCAATTGATATTCACTTTCGGGTGTTTGTATACTGAGCTCTTCTCCTGACTCATGCTGTTCAAGAATTGAAGGTGATTCGCAATTAGTACTAGCAGATCTTGAGCGTAATGGCAAAGCAGTAGTCGATTCACTTGAAACAATTGGTTCTTCTGCAGTAATTTCATTATGATGATCAGAAGTGTTGACAATGTTAACcatattattgaatatatatacagCAGAATTTGGAAGGGTGATCAAATGTTCAGCTCTGGAAGACCTTGCACTATCGATATTCTATTCTGGCACTGATGGTATAGCATTTACGTTCGGATTTATGTTCATCCTAGCCGTTGAAGAACCAGCAACATCTTGTGATACTGGCACTGGTCTATCCATTACATAAGCTCCACTAAACTCCGATTCGggaaatatgttttcattgAGTGGTGATATACCGGATATTGTAAAACCAAACTGTATATTTTCAATGGTAGCAGGCAGAGCTTTCTTGGTTTTGTTTCACTTTGGACACACATTATGGCAAGCTCTTTCCACTATATTTTGGGGTACATCAGATCTCGTTGTTTTTCTCTTATATTCTCATtttctgtaacaaaataaaacatacaaaatcaacACATCGtgaatttgttattgttaggTATATAGGGGTTGGTTGACTTATTAGTCTACCAGCCCCAAAGAAAACTAGTCAATCAGCCCCAGACGCCATTTTAGATTTTGATCGCATATATATTCTAAACAAACATgcttaacagaaaataaatctgtgtATCGGAAAGAGATATCCTTAAAACTATCTGTGAAATAGGAACAATAAACTTCACAACGTATTTATACACGTGACAACAAAAAGTGTATAGTaggaaaataatacttacgtaGGTCAAAATTCGTTATCTCAGCACCAAACAAAAACGACGCGCGTCGGCTACACGGCACTTCGTACGAATGAGCGGGGCACAGGGCTCGTTCCTTGCGCCTGATTGAAGGTCACGAAACACGTGATGCCGGAGTGTTTTCGACGATTAGTCTACCTACCCCTATAGTCAACCATCCCCGGTCTCCCCTATATTAACGTTTCCTACGTAATTTTCATCAAACTTGGGCGTTCGGTTACAGCGAACATGAGTTTCTAACGTGTACACagatacaaatattgtatcgGGCGCTCCAAGTcgacttaaatattatatttgtgttaaagttaagaaattaaaatttctatcttttccgaataaaaaactaatatttttgaccACTGTTGAACTAAGTGGACTCCACTCTCAGTTCAAATGAATcaattaagatttaatttttaatcaaaggttagatttttttaaatcatattaaactttaagttttgtattgtatttgctATTAGgtatttcaacaattttagGAAGTCAATAATTTTGGTCGATTTCTTTATCATGTAATATCATATAACGATtcaaatcagaaaaaaatgcaATCAGAACACATTGGAAAATAAAGCTGTAAACCAAAGAGCCGCTGTCTgaatcttatatatattttaaattctgcGTAGTAACTATAGTCATGTTATTTTcaggaaattgaaaaaaaaaacacataaacgagtttttctcttttttatttgacaaaagaaattaattcacttttttttcttattccaCATTCCTTATTatacattgttttaataaagtaattatgctatctacctatatttatatgtatatttatataactatatattacaaaaacatatttacaatacattaGTCATCCCGTAAAGTCCCACTCTAGattaaattctttatataagtactatcgtctatttatgataaaaaatatatcttgaaTGTTGTATATTCGTATGAAGTTGAcgcagttaaaaataaaatatggttaCCGCCATTTAAAGGTGTTTTGAAGAAacggaaattaaaaattcttttagatttttttcataattagcAATACTATTCTCTgattaacagaaaataatcaatacattttgataacatttatttttcaaattgacctgTTGGAAatgtagtaggtacctatatttcattaaaacttttaaagatgtcattttaattgattagatttattcattttgaatattgagtatatttacatatatgataatatatatgacaatgaaaaaaataacgttgaaatatttctattctaaACTTTAATGTTCGGAGcgttatttaacaaaaatgttaatttttgcttttttattgtaaatagacaataatatttacggATATAGGTAATGTGAAGATTACACAAGACATGATAATAGCTAAAAAATTGCGACCGAACATTtttgcacaaaataaatacttttttttttatttaaaaatgattctaaacttaaaattaactatcACAACAGACTGGTTTTTTGTTCCCGTGTGTAAAATgattattctaaataaataaaatttaattgaattaaagcTTATGTTACGAATTTAAACtggaaataatgaaaaatctaCAATAACTTctgtattacaatttaattgtattacattttgttattgatttatacattatttaaattgtcgaaagtattttaaaaaaaccaaaatatggatattaaatacctaactgGGTACGGGAATCTTTATTCTTTAAAgtgctttaaataaaaatatattctaaaaattatttcgtgTTTAAATTGCTACTGCCAAAATCCAtttctttttctaaaattcaaataaatcacaaaataagtttcagaatattttgcacaaaaaaaaaaacaaatcaaaacgTTGTGCTTCATGTGAAAAAGTGTCATTTTtacagtaagtatatattcttgttaaagtattatatttacataaattgtcatgtaaaatcaaatttaaatgtaactttGTACACTATAATTCATTGCTAAATATACGAAAATAGGAATGtcaaatatgttaaaataaacaaatcatttattcaaacagtctttttaactataatgtgcacataaaaattaaaaaaaaaattggaacatCATTCAATTGGCTCAATAGAAATCTTGAACACTGTCTCACATAATCATACTTATAACCTTTACATCGATaccattataaacaaatataacctatttaaaattacttatgaGAAATGTACAATGCGTttaatatctattaaataatttcttacagATAGAGTTGGTTGTGCCGAAAGTTTGGGCGCCATTTTGAAATCGGCGCCATCTTGTGTCCGCCATTTCGTGAATtcaatttatatcaaatatttttcttgaaagcTGTGTGTTAGACTGCTGGCCATACCCtgttgacaaaataatatttattaaatacggatttcatatatctatatttcattattctgTTGATCGTAGATTTATTATAGGGTCGATATCGATATGATTGTTGATAGTGtctataattatgaaaaagatCAATAGTATCGATACCTATTATTGAGTATCGATAGTATTGAAAACGATTGACAGTATCGGTAGATAGATAGTAAAAACAACCATCTAGGGATATTTAAGGAGTTTCTATAGTATTGACTATAGATGTTATCGGTCGGTCGATATTTTCACTTGTCGATAAAATCGATAGTCCACTATTACCCGACTATCGATAGACTTTCTATCGATCGACATGCATCACTATACACCATGGATACCATACATACTGGAATatagtcaaatatttatatatttatatatcagcGGTAAAATTGTAGATAAATACCgctgatatttatatatcagcGGTATTTATCTACAATTTTACCTTTCTTTGAATATACCATTAAATGTTATGTAATTAGTATTAGTGGACACATGAACTGACAGACAAAATACATGTTTGCTTTGTTTCAAGTTATACTCATTACACTGGTTAATTATTACTGTATCGACAggctttatatattataaaagccaCACACAGCagttaagtaggtacagtTGCCCAACACATGCCGTGAACCAAGGAACGTAACTACTTACTAGACTAAAACATAcactaataaaacaatttaacctattataaaaaaatgacaacaTTAAGATGAGCAAGCGAGGCTTTAACGACGCAGCGCAGTTGGTCGGCGACTTCGTTTTGCCTTTGGTAAATAGTCTTGAGTACCGTTGTACTCAAGACCAATTATGcgactatttatttacatatctatatattattttatatctatatattattttgtgtaactTGATATTAAACTATCACTTTACGTTAAAGTGATAGTTTAATATCGAGTtacacaaacatatttaaaaagtaactgataattaatgttaaaatagaatattctaCTCAGTTATTAGCATGGAATCACGGAAATGTTGACATTAATTGGCTCAAAGGTCGTCCGCGCGAATATAGCTCACTCTCACATATTTCAGCCGTCGAACAGCAGCGCTTGCATTGTTGAGCTCCGGTGTGAGGGGTGAGAGAGACTGTGTGAGTACAGGGCCAAGATCCTAGGACACGAAGTCGGCAAAGCGCGTGTGTCATCTCTTGTTTGCAACATAAACGGTGAATACGTTCCTTCTGCTTGCACAAGCCTGTGTGATTGCTATGTAcctagtgtaaaaaaatatatgctcaCGTCAGTAATCCAGGATTGGTGTCGGTCTGGTACCAGGAGTACTGGGGCACGTAGGGGGGGTGGGGCTGTGGTGCCCCCTGGTGGTGGAGCGGGTGCGCCCCGTGCGCGCCCTTCATGTCCCAAGGGCCGGGCGGCGCGCCCTGtgccaaaaaaaattatacgtttttattttacatcagtctatttatctatacaGTGTCTTAGGCTAAATCATGTTGTGTAATCAGAAATTACGTTTTTCCATGAATCAGAAATGGCCTCGTTCAAAGGGAATCATTGTGCCTATTTGCAGATAGAATTTCAGGCATAAGGCAAGcaaaaaatagtagtagttTTAGCTTTcagataaattttatataaataatttttttaagtggaATAGTGTGTCCGTGAAGGCTTAATTTCAGAACAAATCCATTGACTTCGACTTAAATACGTCACGACACCCCATTACCCATAAAAATGACGAAGCCCATACTGAGTGATATTAATCAAGTTAGGTGTGGCCGGCTCGCCCTCTAATATCCTAAAAggaatatattgtatttatattgctCCAGCACGCACATCAGTAATGCTATTtggatactatatttatcaatacatCCAACAAAATGTGTGTTACGAActcgtatttttaaaattatttatacctgTACTAGCGGCCCATACCGGCTTgtctcggataaaaccataatatgcctctgaaccgagaggtcccgggttcgatccccggtcatgtcatgatggaaaatgatctttttctgattggcccaggtcttggatggatatatgtatttgttataaaatatagtatcgtcgagttaggatcccataacacaagtctcgaacttactttggggctagctcaatctgtgtgatttgtcctaatatatataaatatatttatattataatatcttgGTAACCATAAAaactcaggaatcacactatctattaaaaaacccgcatcaaaatccatcgcgtggttttaaagatctaagcatacagagggacagacagacagcgggaagcgactttgttttatactatgtgtatatatatgaCAACACTAGAGAatacattatttgttatttttaatctggATTTTTGCACGCTTCGTATATTgcctttgataaaattatgtttctcAATTAGTATTTGCTGATGAGAATTGAACAAACTTGAAGACATTCTTGTAAGGGGTCCTTCTGTCTTTAATCAATGAAAAAGTTGGTATGgtgtattaaaataagataaaagcTTACATATCCGACCCTAGGGTCCCACGACTGCTGGTGTGGAGGTTTGACGTCGCATGACGTGCCGTCCGGAGACCGGCCTGCCGTCGGCTGCAACAAACACATGCTTATTATCTATCTgtcctaccaatattatattataaatcatcAGTAATGTGTCTTCAATACATTTTCACgccaaatctactggacggattattatgaaatttggtgcacgggtagaatataaattggaataacacataggatactttttatcccgaaattcctacgggagcgaagccccggagcgcagaTAGTTGTATAAACCTAATAGAACATTTAAACTGTAGGAAGTAGATTaaaacttgcaagatttgatcaCTGGATCACTTTTCCAACgtgttactttaaatatttcgatagaataaaataacgtTTACAATTTGAAATGTCTACAATTTCGGTAGGTACTTCAATTGTTTACGTTATACTATAAAGACTTCTTGATAGATCTGAggtataaatatcaaaattttcacctgcgtttttacaaaaatatcataaagtatttaaaaacttgaatataaacatagtagcgtaaaatatctaaagaacataaaaaatcactaataatgttaattattttgcttgtaaattgtaaaaaacgACCGAATAAGGCTTGTAAAATTGACAAAGTTTTCTTACATATCATATTGTATAAACCTAATAGAACATTTAAACTGTAGGAAGTAGATTaaaacttgcaagatttgatcaCTGGATCACTTTTCCAACgtgttactttaaatatttcgatagaataaaataacgtTTACAATTTGAAATGTCTACAATTTCGGTAGGTACTTCAATTGTTTACGTTATACTATAAAGACTTCTTGATAGATCTGAggtataaatatcaaaattttcacctgcgtttttacaaaaatatcataaagtatttaaaaacttgaatataaacatagtagcgtaaaatatctaaagaacataaaaaatcactaataatgttaattattttgcttgtaaattgtaaaaaacgACCGAATAAGGCTTGTAAAATTGACAAAGTTTTCTTACATATCCGACCTTGACATCCCAAGCAGGTTGTGGGGGCTGCTTCACGTCCCAGGGGGTCCCGGTGGGGGACAGCCCTGGGGACAGCTCGGACACGGGCGTCGAGCTGGGCGTCGGCGAGTGCGCCTGCGCAGGCCCGCCTTGGTACGCCGATGGGGAGTGCTGCGAACCGCTTGAGCTGCCGCCGCCTCCTGGTTGGGAAAgaaggaattaaaaaaaaatattttttaacataaattgcagttaaaatatgaaaatgtatgaatgaTGAGCTGGGTCGATGAAATTGCCGGCAATCatatatcgagtgtgttactgCTAAcatggtgtcagattttattcaagtcgctttactttttacgactacttaccgccacctagtggcaggtagtcacatacacactagtgaactaaactgtccactagtgtgcaggtttcctcacgatgttttttgTGGTGGTctgtgaaaactactatatatgagtcagataggtttacaaactcatatggcatgagtaggatacGACCTTTCGATCGAcaagcgggcgtcttaaccattacaccaccactgcttcaaCAATTAGAtaaggatggcccaggacagagatggttggcgtagAAGGAGGTCTTAAACTCAGCAGTGGGCAAACAGACGCGCTACGTCAACGCGACGGAGCATTGGGCTTTAAGCGGAGTCTTGTAATTAgcatagtttttatatattgaaatatatgtaagtttaCTCTATATTACGCTGTAAGAcccctgaaaataaaatcaataaataaatacttaccatGTAAAAGCTGGTTGTTGGTCGGGGGGCTCCCAGGAGGCAGGCCGAGGCTCGGAGGCTGCGCCCCCACCTGCGCCGCCTTCATCATCTTCTTGTATTTGCTGCGCCGGTTCTGGAACCAGATCTTGACCTGCAACAATATAGGTTATGTAGCTGTTGGTGTTCACACGCGCCTGGGCATGGCGGCCATCTTGGAAAAGAAAATACTATCGCGGTAAATGTGAGCGCTTGCTTACTTCCATGAAATGTTTGGCTGCGAAAGGACAATATTGAAGGTGCCAGTTTCTTCTCCTGCGATTTGAAGAGAAGAGATTTTGAACAGAAGATTTTTCTCATATAGGCGATAGGTTAGCCACATAgcactctctctcatctgagcgttttctaggtttcttcctcagcctttcagggtcggagcccagggtcagcGCCGTTAACAACctatcattatttaatataaatttcaatattaaaccCATCATACAGCTAAATGTGGCCTTATGCATCTACGAAGccctaaaaattatacactatATGAAGGTACAAcaatctaataaattaataaaaatggtgAGCATTCTGTCAAACGAAACATTAcacttcataaaaataaaagaatcaaCTTTAGGTCACGTAGGTGGCGTCCCACGCAACGCCCGGTGtgagtatatgtatgtatatgtaggGTGGAAATGGGAGGGGCCAAAGGGTGACTTGGCCGTTACTACACCGTTATGGAAGTAGTGCGGGTGAGTATCGATACTTTTTTCTATCGATAGTTTTTcggacaatttttatttattaaatgatgtCTTCGTAAAAATTTTTAGTCTCgttaaaagattattttaaatagaatttcgaaaatgtattttagattgttcatgttattttatttgctaaaatttaaatcagttTGACAAAAATGTAGCAAAAAACTGATCGGATACGGCGACAAATTTCAAGGACGGATGAACAATTACTTATTTCTTAACACCAATGGAGCTATCCAAAAGGGAATACGCTATTACATGTCCAAAACAATGAGAAATGCCAATAAACATTGCACGATCGCTATCACAGTCGTTGAGGACGAATAAGTAGCACGAAAGCATTTCTTGTCAAGTAATTGACaccagaaataaatttataacgaAATGTCAAGGTTAAACGAAATATTCGAGCCATTGATAATAGCGTATAAAATACATCACGTATgttcaaataatttactttttctgaTGGCTATGAGCCTTTGCTCgggataataaaatttagaagTGTATGCTGAGCcaggaaaaaataaagacaattgaATAACAATAGGATCGCAGTGCGAGAGGTATATTATAATGGCCGATATAGGCATAACTGTATTTTATGCTATACTATATCGCATTGGTGTTCAACTTTACGAAATGAATTATGAAGAATGGTATGATCAGtcaaatatagaaatattttaccaataagtacctactccttttctaaattttacaatgttagtagtatttaattttaagttttaagatatgtttaacttttttgatgttttttgaATTAATGTACGTAGAGAATTTAGTACGATGTAATGAAAACTTCAccaactatatttaaaaaatctagaaaTTCACTCGAGTTTAAATGTAAAACAGTACTTTTTAATGAAGTTTGTGCTTCAGTCCGATCCAGATAAAACCAGTTTCCGCACAGTGGACTGTAGTTTAATGATCACCAAAAGTGACATATTGTAAGGCAAGATTGACAGGTTATTTAATAAGGCCATAACGACACCATTTGTAGTCAATTAATGTACAAAGTGAATGagatttaatgtaatttgtaaGCTCGGCGAGGTGCGGCCTTGAGCAATCTTACATACTCGAAAAGCtgttaattttactttatgatACCCGGTCAATTAAGATGTGCTATAATAAGttacttttgtttataaatacatcCATTTTTTGCTAATATGTTTACACAGAGATAAGAAGAGCACAtgtctttgtttttaattaaaattttcatgaagCGTTTAAAATTTACCTAACAAAAATGATTTCTCTTACTtgatattgaatttataaatgttgtgATAGAAGTACATGAATTACCTGTCTATTGTAACGTAtacatatcttttttttttcacaaaataatacgAACCTCCGTTGCTTGACAGAGTTTTCCTATAagatgacaaataaaaaaaaatcaatcacaGTGACCATTAGGTGAATTTAATGACAGATGTAATGGCACAGCGTTATAATACAACCTAATTGACGACATTATCGATAAGTGTCCGGTATTATGGCTATGATCAGAAACTGGTTGTCGAAACGCCTGCTATTAAACTTCAGCAATGCAGTCGTGGTGTTGATATCTTGTATCTACATGGTCGATTAAGTCAAAATGTTGTATTCCACTTTTTTCTCACATTTTGCCTGTCAGTTGCAATTAGTAGCCACAAAAATCTTAGCGTTCGTTTCGTAAAGCCATCTCGTTTTAACAAATGTTTCTACTTTAAACCATAATTGGATAAGATTTTTATAAGAATACTAGCTACATCCCAGGGCTTCATCCCGTATTTTGCGGATTATGTATTATGATTATGTAATATTCTATGTTTGATATTCTGTGTGCCAAATTTGATCgaaatatattcattacaatttgcatAATTAAGCAACAAACAGCCTCACACACTTACACAGTAtgattattagaaaataagcaggattaaatattatatagtaacaTAATTAACACCGACAATTTCGGCGAAGTGAAtacttttgcccagcagtacTTATGAGTATAGGAAAGAACTTAaaagattttacacaaaaatctacagatacaaaaataaatatatttttgtaacaaaattatcaacaaaaacaacaacCTAAGAAaattatcgatatcgataaaaaaatattaatagccGAAACTATTCCCCCACCCCCGCGCGCCCCACTCCGATTAGCCGGGTCATAGGACACCATAACTTAACCCGTCGTATCTATACTTAATTCACTTAGCTTAAGTAAGATAATAATGTTTGTAGCAGCTCCCattgtaattgttttaatgttttgtttttgtttgttactggctgttttacttttcttttttacattttcgtCGACGAAAATAGctgaagaaatttaaataaagaatcaaAACGGCGAGGTTTGAATTGTGTAGTGATTCGATCGacgcattttattatttttttcttttttgtcgaTCGATGGTCatatgatatataaa
This Plodia interpunctella isolate USDA-ARS_2022_Savannah chromosome 27, ilPloInte3.2, whole genome shotgun sequence DNA region includes the following protein-coding sequences:
- the LOC128681500 gene encoding homeotic protein distal-less-like isoform X1; translation: MTTQDALDHQHHHLGGSQTPHDISNSTNSTPTNVSSKSAFIELQQHGYGPFKGGYQHPHHFGSPGGQQNPHEASGFPSPRSLGYPFPPMHQNTYGYHLSSYAPQCASPPKDEKCGLSDDPGLRVNGKGKKMRKPRTIYSSLQLQQLNRRFQRTQYLALPERAELAASLGLTQTQVKIWFQNRRSKYKKMMKAAQVGAQPPSLGLPPGSPPTNNQLLHGGGGSSSGSQHSPSAYQGGPAQAHSPTPSSTPVSELSPGLSPTGTPWDVKQPPQPAWDVKVGYPTAGRSPDGTSCDVKPPHQQSWDPRVGYGAPPGPWDMKGAHGAHPLHHQGAPQPHPPYVPQYSWYQTDTNPGLLTVWPAV
- the LOC128681500 gene encoding homeotic protein distal-less-like isoform X2, whose protein sequence is MTTQDALDHQHHHLGGSQTPHDISNSTNSTPTNVSSKSAFIELQQHGYGPFKGGYQHPHHFGSPGGQQNPHEASGFPSPRSLGYPFPPMHQNTYGYHLSSYAPQCASPPKDEKCGLSDDPGLRVNGKGKKMRKPRTIYSSLQLQQLNRRFQRTQYLALPERAELAASLGLTQTQVKIWFQNRRSKYKKMMKAAQVGAQPPSLGLPPGSPPTNNQLLHGGGGSSSGSQHSPSAYQGGPAQAHSPTPSSTPVSELSPGLSPTGTPWDVKQPPQPAWDVKPTAGRSPDGTSCDVKPPHQQSWDPRVGYGAPPGPWDMKGAHGAHPLHHQGAPQPHPPYVPQYSWYQTDTNPGLLTVWPAV